In Labilibaculum sp. DW002, one DNA window encodes the following:
- a CDS encoding YkgJ family cysteine cluster protein: MGKIEIDLERLKQQAKNTESETKDLFNKLKKKKPKQLDTIVHGLHNEVFEEIDCLECANCCKSISPIIIDKDIERMAKQLRMKPSAFIDQYLNLDNENDYVFKQAPCPFLMPDNYCMVYEQRPRACREYPHTDRKRFYQILNLTLKNTHYCPAVYEVVDRLKLKRDQL, from the coding sequence ATGGGAAAGATAGAAATTGACTTAGAACGATTAAAACAACAAGCGAAAAACACTGAAAGCGAAACGAAAGATTTATTCAACAAGCTGAAGAAGAAAAAACCAAAACAGCTAGATACGATTGTTCATGGTTTGCACAATGAAGTTTTTGAAGAAATTGATTGTCTTGAGTGCGCCAATTGTTGCAAAAGCATCAGCCCTATTATTATCGATAAGGATATCGAAAGAATGGCAAAACAGTTGAGAATGAAACCTTCGGCTTTTATCGATCAGTACTTGAATTTAGACAATGAGAACGACTATGTTTTCAAACAAGCACCTTGTCCGTTTTTAATGCCCGATAACTATTGCATGGTTTATGAACAGCGTCCCAGAGCTTGTAGAGAATACCCTCATACCGACAGGAAGCGCTTTTACCAGATTTTAAATTTAACTTTGAAAAATACGCACTACTGTCCTGCTGTATACGAAGTTGTTGATCGCTTAAAATTGAAAAGAGATCAATTGTAA
- the porQ gene encoding type IX secretion system protein PorQ → MNKKTVLILVLIFISFLGKAQSGGENIYEFLNLGSSARVAALGGNQVALQDADADYSFYNPAALTTDLDQKIALNYVNYISDINYGYAAYNKHFDKIGTFSIAMHYVNYGKFIKANEFGEKNGTFKASDYAFILSYGRQLNENLRVGASIKPIYSSLENYNSFGLAADLAFIYDSSNKLFRASIVARNFGYQLKAYYGSHREDLPNEILIGMSTKLQHAPFRFALSYRHLEEFDMSYASDLNKTDENLSNTNEDSFSDKAFKHLIVGTEFIPSKNFTVRLGYNFQRRQELKVEEKSSTVGFTWGFGVKVSRFRINFASAKYHLAGTSNHFSISTRLSDFNF, encoded by the coding sequence ATGAATAAAAAAACGGTTCTTATTCTTGTACTGATTTTTATTTCTTTTTTGGGAAAAGCCCAAAGCGGAGGTGAAAACATCTATGAATTCCTGAACTTGGGTAGTTCGGCCCGTGTGGCTGCACTGGGTGGAAACCAAGTTGCGCTTCAAGATGCCGATGCTGATTACTCGTTCTACAATCCGGCAGCTCTTACTACTGATTTAGACCAAAAAATCGCTCTTAATTACGTCAATTATATTTCAGATATTAATTACGGTTACGCTGCCTACAATAAACATTTTGATAAAATCGGGACCTTTTCCATTGCCATGCACTATGTGAATTATGGGAAATTCATCAAAGCAAATGAATTTGGAGAAAAAAATGGAACCTTTAAAGCCTCTGACTATGCTTTTATCCTTAGTTATGGTCGACAACTAAATGAAAATTTACGAGTTGGAGCCTCTATTAAGCCAATATATTCATCACTCGAAAATTACAATTCCTTTGGATTGGCTGCGGATTTAGCCTTTATCTACGATAGTTCAAATAAACTATTTCGCGCATCAATTGTAGCTCGAAATTTTGGTTATCAACTTAAAGCATATTATGGATCTCATCGAGAAGATCTTCCCAATGAAATATTGATTGGCATGAGTACCAAATTACAACATGCCCCTTTTCGTTTTGCACTAAGCTATAGACATCTGGAAGAATTTGATATGAGCTATGCATCAGATCTAAACAAAACGGATGAAAACTTGTCGAACACCAACGAAGACAGCTTTTCTGACAAAGCCTTTAAGCATCTTATTGTCGGAACAGAATTCATTCCTTCAAAGAATTTCACAGTTCGTTTGGGCTATAACTTTCAAAGAAGACAGGAACTTAAAGTAGAAGAAAAAAGTTCCACGGTTGGTTTCACTTGGGGATTTGGCGTGAAAGTATCTCGATTTAGAATCAATTTTGCCAGTGCTAAATATCATCTGGCAGGTACAAGCAATCATTTTTCAATCAGTACCCGATTGAGTGACTTCAATTTCTAA
- the cmk gene encoding (d)CMP kinase, protein MDIPEKKLIIAIDGHSSCGKSTVAKDLAKKIGYTYIDSGAMYRVVTLFAMRHNLISEDQVDENKLAHLISEVAISFQYNNEKQRHETYLNGELVEDEIRNMSVSNNVSVIAKIKFVRDKMVAFQRELSKEGGVIMDGRDIGTVVFPNAELKIFMTADVEIRAIRRFKELKEKGEDISLDEIRENVKKRDFIDENRDESPLKKAEDAIVLNNSHLTPAEQLDWIVDQMNKVG, encoded by the coding sequence ATGGATATACCTGAAAAGAAACTAATTATAGCAATCGACGGACATTCGTCGTGTGGCAAGAGTACTGTTGCTAAAGATTTAGCAAAAAAAATAGGATACACTTATATTGATAGTGGAGCTATGTATCGCGTGGTTACCTTATTTGCCATGAGACACAATTTAATCTCTGAAGATCAAGTTGATGAAAATAAATTGGCTCACTTAATCAGTGAAGTTGCTATTTCTTTTCAGTACAACAATGAGAAACAACGTCACGAAACCTACCTAAATGGTGAGTTGGTAGAAGATGAAATTCGCAATATGAGTGTTTCGAACAATGTTAGCGTAATTGCTAAAATAAAATTTGTTCGTGATAAAATGGTTGCTTTTCAGCGTGAGCTAAGCAAAGAAGGTGGTGTAATAATGGATGGTAGAGACATTGGAACGGTTGTTTTTCCAAATGCCGAACTAAAAATATTCATGACTGCCGATGTTGAGATTAGAGCAATTCGTCGATTTAAGGAATTAAAAGAAAAAGGAGAGGATATTTCACTTGATGAAATCAGGGAGAATGTAAAAAAGAGAGATTTCATCGATGAAAATCGTGATGAAAGCCCACTTAAAAAAGCCGAAGATGCGATTGTTTTAAACAACAGTCATCTAACGCCAGCAGAACAGCTTGACTGGATTGTTGATCAAATGAATAAGGTTGGGTAA